Below is a window of Planctomycetota bacterium DNA.
CGTCGAACCGTGGCTGGGCTCGCTCGTGGGCCCCGACGGCGAGGCCTTCCCCGCCCTCAACGCGGCGTTCTTCTCCGACGGCGTCTTCCTCTTCCTCCCGCGAGGCGTCGAATTCCCCCGCCCGATCCACATCCTCTTCCTCTCCTCCCTTCACGGGGAGGCGTACATGACGCACCCGCGGGTGCTCGTCGTGGCCGAGGAGAACGCCCGGGCTTCGATCGTCGAAAGCCACCTGGGTCCCGCGGGGGGCACGTATCTGTCGAACTCCGTCGTGGAAATCGTCCTGGGGGCCGACGCGGCGCTCGACTACACCAAAGTGCAGCGCGAAAGCCACGACGCCTTCCACGTGCAGGCGATGCGCGCGCGCCTCGAGCGCGGCGCGCAGTTCGTCCACCGGTCGATCTCGCTGGGGGCGCGCCTGGCGCGCAACGACTTCGAGATCGTCCTCGACGGCGAAGGAAGCGAAGTGGACCTTCTCGGGCTCTACGAAGTGGCCGGCCGCCAGCTGGCCGATCACCACACCTCGATCGACCACGTCCGGCCCCATGCCGTCAGCCGCGAGCTGTACAAGGGGATCCTCGACGGACGCTCGCGGGGCGTCTTCGACGGGCGGATCGTCGTCCGGCCCGGGGCCCAGAAGACGAGCGCCCTCCAGACGAACAAGAACCTCCTTCTCTCGCGCGAGGCCCTGGTCCACACGAAGCCGCAGCTCGAAATCTTCGCCAACGACGTCAAGTGCAAGCACGGCGCCACGATCGGGCAGCTCGACGAAGACGTCCTCTTCTACCTGCGCTCGCGGGGGATCGCCCTGGCGGAGGCGCGGCGGCTGCTCGTCCACGCCTTCGCGAGCGAAATCATCGATTCGATCCGCGACGAGGCGGTGCGGGCCCAGGTGGGCGGCTGCTACGGAATCCTGCGGGCGCCGGCGCCGCCGGAGGGCGCGGCATGAGCGCCCCCGTCGCCCGTTCCGCCCCGGCGTACGACGTCGAGCGCATCCGCCGGGATTTCCCGATCCTGGCGACCCGCGTGCGAGGCAAGCCCCTCGTCTACCTCGACAACGCCGCCACGACCCAGAAGCCCCGGCCGGTCCTCGAGGCGGTCTCCCGCTACTACACGTCGATGAACGCCAACATCCACCGGGGCGTGCACTACCTGAGCGAGCTGGGCACGCGCGCCTACGAGGACGCCCGCGCCCGGGTGGCCCGCTTCCTCGGGACCCCCGATCCGCGGGAGATCGTTTTCGTCCGCGGAGCCACCGAGGCGATCAATCTCGTCGCCCACAGCTTCGGACGCGCGTTCCTCCGGGAAGGAGACGAAATCCTCGTCACCCGCCTCGAGCACCATTCGAACATCGTCCCCTGGCAGATCCTGCGGGAAGAGAAGGGCATCGTCCTGCGGGTGGTTCCGATCGACGATCGCGGAGAGCTGATCCTGGAGGATTTCGAACGGATGCTCACGCCGCGGACGAAGCTCGTCTCCGTGGCGCACGTTTCGAACGCCCTGGGGACGATCCTGCCGGTGGCGCGGATCGTGCGGACGGCGCGCGAGCGCGGGATCCCGGTCCTCGTGGACGGAGCGCAGGCCGTCGCGCACCTGCCCGTGAACGTGCGCGACCTCGGGTGCGACTTCTACGTGTTCTCGGGGCACAAGCTCTACGGCCCCACGGGGGTCGGCGTCCTCTGGGCGCGCGCCGAGCACCTCGAGCGGATGCCCCCCTACCAGGGCGGCGGCGAGATGATTCTTTCGGTGAGCTTCGAGCGCACCGAGTACAACCGGATCCCGCACAAGTTCGAGGCGGGCACTCCGCACATCGAAGGCGTGGTGGGCCTGGCGCCGGCGCTGGACTATCTGGCGGGCCTCGGGCTCGAGGCGATCGGCGCCCACGAGCGGGATCTCCTCGAGTACGCGACGGAGGCGCTGTCCGAGATTCCCGGCCTGCGCCTCCTGGGAACGGCGCGGGAAAAGTCGGGCGTGATCTCCTTCACCCTGGACGGGGTGCATCCCCACGACGTGGGGACGATCCTGGACCAGGAGGGCGTGGCCATCCGCACGGGGCACCATTGCGCGCAGCCCGTGATGGAGCGCTTCGGCGTGCCCGCCACGGCGCGGGCCTCCTTCGGGCTCTATAACACCCGGGCCGAGGTGGACGCGCTGGTCGCGGCGCTGCGGAAGGTGCGGGCCGTGTTCCGGACGTGACGCGATGGAAGATCTGGGCGATCTCTACCAGGAACTGATCCTCGATCATTACAGGAACCCGAGGAATTTCGGGACCCTGCCGGGCGCGAACCGCTCGGCCCGCGGGCACAACCCGCTGTGCGGGGATCGGCTGGATCTGGCGGTGCGTCTGGAGGGGGACCGCATCGCCGACCTGCGCTTCCAGGGCGCCGGCTGCGCGATCTCCACGGCGTCCGCGTCGCTGATGACCGAGGCGGTCAAGGGCCGGGCGCGGCCGGAGGCCCTGGCGCTTTTCGAGAAATTCCACCGCCGCGTCACCGGCCGCGAGGAGGGCGCCCCCTCCGAGGACCTGGGCAAACTCGAGGTCTTCTCAGGCGTCCGGGAGTTCCCCGTCCGGGTCAAGTGCGCCACCCTGGCCTGGCACACGCTCAAGGCCGCCCTCGAAGGGACCGGAGGAACCGTTTCGACCGAATAGCCAGGAGGAGAAAACCATGATGCCGCCCCTGTACCCTCCCGACCTCGTGCAGCCCATGCGCGACGAGCTGACGGCCGTGGGATTCCGGGAGCTGCTCACGCCCGAGGAGGTGGACCGCGCGGTGACCGCGCCGGGCACAACCCTGTGCGTGATCAACTCCATCTGCGGCTGCGCCGGCGGCACCGCCCGGCCGGCCGCGGCGAGGGCGCTTCAGAACCGGGTCATCCCGGATCGGCTCGTGACCGTCTTCGCCGGCATGGAGCGCGAGGCGGTCGAGCGCGTGCGCTGGCACCATCGCGAAACGGCGCCTCCCTCGTCCCCCTC
It encodes the following:
- a CDS encoding cysteine desulfurase, producing the protein MSAPVARSAPAYDVERIRRDFPILATRVRGKPLVYLDNAATTQKPRPVLEAVSRYYTSMNANIHRGVHYLSELGTRAYEDARARVARFLGTPDPREIVFVRGATEAINLVAHSFGRAFLREGDEILVTRLEHHSNIVPWQILREEKGIVLRVVPIDDRGELILEDFERMLTPRTKLVSVAHVSNALGTILPVARIVRTARERGIPVLVDGAQAVAHLPVNVRDLGCDFYVFSGHKLYGPTGVGVLWARAEHLERMPPYQGGGEMILSVSFERTEYNRIPHKFEAGTPHIEGVVGLAPALDYLAGLGLEAIGAHERDLLEYATEALSEIPGLRLLGTAREKSGVISFTLDGVHPHDVGTILDQEGVAIRTGHHCAQPVMERFGVPATARASFGLYNTRAEVDALVAALRKVRAVFRT
- the sufD gene encoding Fe-S cluster assembly protein SufD, with product MTARTMDVRDPYVTEFERAVRSLPGAAAFRRRGLERFRERGFPEPTAEAWRFTDLTPLLETSFRAASGTANPAQFAGLARGPLRGCQIAFVDGRYAPAFSLLELPPGVRVSSLAAVLRDDPRRVEPWLGSLVGPDGEAFPALNAAFFSDGVFLFLPRGVEFPRPIHILFLSSLHGEAYMTHPRVLVVAEENARASIVESHLGPAGGTYLSNSVVEIVLGADAALDYTKVQRESHDAFHVQAMRARLERGAQFVHRSISLGARLARNDFEIVLDGEGSEVDLLGLYEVAGRQLADHHTSIDHVRPHAVSRELYKGILDGRSRGVFDGRIVVRPGAQKTSALQTNKNLLLSREALVHTKPQLEIFANDVKCKHGATIGQLDEDVLFYLRSRGIALAEARRLLVHAFASEIIDSIRDEAVRAQVGGCYGILRAPAPPEGAA
- a CDS encoding SUF system NifU family Fe-S cluster assembly protein; the protein is MEDLGDLYQELILDHYRNPRNFGTLPGANRSARGHNPLCGDRLDLAVRLEGDRIADLRFQGAGCAISTASASLMTEAVKGRARPEALALFEKFHRRVTGREEGAPSEDLGKLEVFSGVREFPVRVKCATLAWHTLKAALEGTGGTVSTE
- a CDS encoding BrxA/BrxB family bacilliredoxin — translated: MMPPLYPPDLVQPMRDELTAVGFRELLTPEEVDRAVTAPGTTLCVINSICGCAGGTARPAAARALQNRVIPDRLVTVFAGMEREAVERVRWHHRETAPPSSPSMVLFKDGRVVAMIERSDIEGRAPEELAARLVALFNEHCARPGPSIPPEEFARLSYGRTCGSSIPRAPR